The Flammeovirga yaeyamensis genome segment TTAATCATGAATATTCTTTCCTGATCGAAGAATAAAGCATCCTCTTCAGTTTCGATTTCAGAGATGATATCTCTTAATTCTATATGACAACTATCTAAACGATCTCGAATTTCTGATAATTTTTTAGAGTAATCAGATAACCCATTCAAATCTGTAATTGAAGAATAGATACTCGTATCAGCAGAAAAATCAGATCTACTTAATGCTTCAAGAACAGTATTTAAAGCGACTTTAATGTTCTCTGCATTTTCTAATTTTTCCAATTCCATTTCCAATTCTGCTTGGTCAATGTCATCTAAATTGGCATCATCAAGCTCTTTTAATTGGAATTGATTGAATTCAAATTCTTCTTTAATCTGATTGTATTCATCTAGAAGTTGTTGGTAAGACTGTGCTGTCTTTCTATATTCTTTATAAGCAACAAACACATGCTCCACTTTTTTCTCTAGTTGACCATAAGCATCTACCAAGTTTAATTGATAAATATTTGAGCCCAATTGCAAAGTATCGTGCTGAGAGTGAATATCCATCAGCTTTTCGCTGATTTTCTTCAATACATCCAAACGTACAGGAGTATCGTTAATAAACGCTCTTGATTTTCCACTAGGTGTAATTTCTCTTCTTAGAATAGTTACTTTCTCATAATCTAGCTCAAGATCTTTAAAAGTACTTTTTAATTTATAAGAGGAAATATTAAATGTACCTTCGATAATACACTTCTTTTCATTATCAAATAGTGCTTTGCTGTCTGCTCTTCCTCCTTTTAGTAGGCCCAAAGCGCCAAGCATAATAGATTTACCAGCACCAGTTTCACCAGTGATAATGTTCAGCCCTTTGTCAGGATCAATTTCTGTATGCTCAATAAGTGCATAATTCTTTATCAATAGATTCTTTAACATAACGCGGAATATATAGTGTTTTGAAGGTTTCTTCTAGTTTTTTACGTTTGTATTCAAAGATAATATTTTTGATGTCTCAAAAATGAGAAAAAAATCTTCTTTTGCCAAATTTAATAGAATTGTTTAAAAAATGAATAAAAAAATAGTCGTTGCATCAAAAAATCCAGTAAAAATTAATGCTTCACTGGAAGGAATGCAAAAAATATTACCAAAAATAGATTTTGAGGTGGAAGGGATAGATGTACCTTCTGGAGTTTCTGATCAGCCAATGTCAACTGAAGAAACATGGCAAGGAGCGTTAAATAGAGCGACAAATGCCAAAGCCAAAGCACCTGATGCGGATTATTGGGTAGGCATGGAAGGAGGCATCGATAAAGATGATGAAGGAAAGATGTTTGCTTTTGCTTGGATGTGTGTAATTGATAAAGACAATGATATTGGAAAAGGAATGACAGGTGTTTTTTACCTTCCTCCAAAAGTACAACAACTTGTAGAGGAAGGTATCGAGTTAGGTTATGCCAACGATAAGGTATTTAATGAACATGGTTCCAAACAAAAAGGAGGTGCGGTAGGTTCACTCACTTTTGGTGCTGTAGGAAGAACAGAGTATTATGTACAAGCTTTAGTCTTGGCCATGATTCCTTTAATAAATAAGGAAATGTACAAAGAAGCCTTATAAAGAATAGAACACGGCCTTTTCGAAGGTGTGCTCACGAAGAAGCCCGAAATACAGTAACTCATTCACTGTTTTTCGGGCTCTTCTTTCCGAAAAATTCACTAACTGACAGAATTTTTTTAATGTGATTTTTTCATTCTCATATAAATACACTAATAACGATTTTTCCTGTCGGGATAATTTTCTTTTTAAAGGACGTATAGATTTTGCGATACCTTTTTTCTGTATTTTCTCCTGTCGTTCTGACATCAAAACACTTTTATCGTTAAAGCGAACATACGTTTGCCATTCTCCTTTTTTTGATAATGCACGATGAGGTTTAAACTCAGAATTGGGAATTTTGAGCATTAATACCAACCCATCATCCGTCTCTATAGTAGAAAATTTAACATGAAGTGGTGGGTGAATATTGTATTTGATAATCTCATCGGCCACATATTGTTCCTCGAAAGGGTCAATGCCATTGATACTATGGTCATCGTTTACACCCACTAAAAGGATCCCACCTTGTGTATTGGCGATGGAAGAAACCGTCTTTGCAAAACGGTCAGGCTTGGTCACTCTTTGCTTGAATTCTAAGTTGCGACTTTCGCCTTTTTTAATCAGCTGTCGTAATTGATATTGATTCATCACTTTGAGTTTTATAGTTATGCTGCACGTATTTAGAAATTGAATCGCTTACCCAGTCTAAATTTTGTGCTTCTTTAAATATACCAAAAATATCTTGATTTTGCTATCGAAAGGTGAGGTTAAAGTGTTGATTGTTTATTAATTAACTGTAGTTTCATGTTGTTTTAAAATAAGCCATTTGATGAAAACAGAGAACGAAGAATTTTACTTCGACCTCCTAATGAATCAAAATATATCAATAACTTATTTCAATAAATAAACAGAAACTATATCAATCCATATGAAAAGAATTAACTTTGTGACTTCATCAAAAAGAATAGAAAATTGACTGAAAATACTTTCTCGATGACCGCCAAAACATTTTTTGGTTTAGAAGAGGTCTTAAAACAAGAATTGATCAATATTGGAGCATCAAAAGTAAAAGCGGGTAGACGTGCCGTTACTTTTGAAGGTGATCTTGAAATAATGTATAAAGCCAATTTACATTGTCGTACGGCATTAAAAATCTTGATGCCAATTAAAGAGTTTAATGCACGTAATGAAAATGATTTATACGAGAAAGTAAAGAAAGTCAATTGGGCAAAATATATTGATAAAGACGGTACTTTCGCTGTCGATTCTACCGTATGGTCAGACTCTTTCAGACATTCTAAATATGTAGCCTTAAAAACAAAGGATGCTATTGCCGATCATTTTATGGAGGTGTTTAGAAGAAGACCAAACGTAAAAATTAAGAATCCCGATATTCAGGTACATATTCATATTTCTCAGCAAAACTGTATTCTATCTTTAGATAGTTCTGGTGAGGCATTGAATAGAAGAGGATACCGTTCTGAACAAAAAGCAGCACCTTTGAACGAGGTTCTTGCAGCAGGACTTATCTTAATGACAGGGTGGAAAGGTGATCGTCCTTTCTTGGATCCAATGTGTGGTTCAGGTACGATAATCGTCGAAGCAGCAATGATCGCTTCAAACACACCTCCAGGTTTAAAAAGAAAGTTTGCCTTTATGAACTGGCCAAAATATGATAGAAGACTTTGGAATCAGATATTCAGGGATGCTAAAAGAGCAATTAAAGAAATTGATGTTCCAATCGTAGGTTCAGATATCGATAGGAGTGCTATTGAAATAGCTATGGCCAATGCGGGTCGTTCGGGATTAGACGAAGATCTTAGAATTTCTAAGCAAAGTTTCTTCGATAGAAAATCGATTGGTGAGAACGGTATCATTATTTGTAACCCACCTTATGGAGAAAGAATCGGTAAAGACATCGAAGAACTTTATAAAAATATGGGCGACAAGCTGAAGCAGGACTTCTCAGGCTACGATGCATGGATCTTCTCTGGTAATATGGGAGCGTTAAAACATGTTGGGCTACGACCTAGTAAAAGAATAGAACTATACAATGGTGCAATCGAATGTAGGTTGGCCAAATACGAAATGTACAGAGGTACAAAATAAATGAGATATGAAAAAAGGGAAGCGTTTTGCTTCCCTTTTATTTATAACCTGATTTCGATGAATAATATTTTTCGTCGAAATCAGGTTTATAGTGAATTAGGATTATTTTCCTTCAATTTTGATCACTTGAACTTTAACATCTTTTTCTTCTGCACCAAAGTTCTCATCTAATTCTTTTTTGATGGTCTTTTGAACTTCTTTGCCATCTTCAAGGATCACATCAGCTTTAATAACGACATCTTGATTCTCGATTTGAACATCAATAGTTTTAATATTTTTGATGTTCTGTCCATGTTCCTTTTCTATTTCTTCAGAAATTTCTTTTTCAAAACCTTCATCAGAAATAAACATTCCTTTTTTAGGAGAAATCTCTTCGCCATCATCAGATTTCCAAGTAAACGTATTTTCCTCATCAGATAAATTAATCGTTGTATTTGATGCTGAATTCATTGCCTTTACAAAGTCTTCTTTGGCTAGAGTAATTGTTTTTTCTTCTTTTTTACCTTCTTTATTAGTGATCGAAGCTGTTACCTCAAATTGATCATCATTGATATTAATATCTTTGATTTCATAATCAACTATATCAGCACCAAATGCTTCTAGCATTTTCTCGCTTTTTTGTACATCAACATCTTTCTTGATGACAATATGTTTTTCAACTTTCTTTTCAGATTTTTCTTGACAAGAAACGAATAAAGAAAAGGTAATTATTAGAGTAAGTACAGTCTTTAAATATGTCATAGCGGAAGTCGTAAATAACTTTTAGAAAACAAATATTCATTTTGAAATATTTGTAAAGCAAAGTTACAAAAAAGCATAACTAGACCTTAGATTTTAAGGAATTTAACCTTAAACATTGTACTTATTTTCTTATTAATTTAAACAACAGAAAGACTTGGCAGATTTTTATTCAATATCAGATGGTTATCGACTTTTAGCCAATTGTCTAATAGGTTAGCATAAATAGATCTAAAATCTACTTGATGTACCAAGTCTCCTCTGTATAATTCCTTCAAATTCGGACCCTCATTATACAATCCTGCCTTTTTTAGGTTTTCTCCGATGATGAACACATTATTTGCAGCACCATGGTCAGTTCCACCAGAAGCATTTTGTTTCACTCTTCTTCCAAATTCCGAAAAAGTAAGGATCACCGTGTCTTTAAAAGCATCGTTTTTCTTTAAGTCTTTAACGAATGCACTTACACAATCCGAGTAATCCTTAAGTAGACCATTCTGTTTGTTTTTCTGATTAGCGTGGGTGTCAAAACCACCCAAAGAAGCGTAATACACCTTAGTATCCATTCCAGAAACAATCATTTCGGCAATGCTTTTTAAATGATGTCCCAAGTTAGAATTAGGATAAGCACTGTTTGAGGAATACACCTTGCCATGATCAAATACATATTTAGCCGATTGATGTGCCTCCGCTAATGTTTTGTAAAGATACCCTTGATTATTTTCATTAAGATCCTCTTGTTCAGACAATGCGTTAAATTGATCTGATTTCAATTTAAAGTAAAGTGATTTAGAATCCTCTAAAGCCAATCCTTTGATATGCTTACCTTTCATAGCTAAAGAAAGAGTATTGTCCATTTCAATACCTTCTCTGGCA includes the following:
- the recN gene encoding DNA repair protein RecN, whose product is MLKNLLIKNYALIEHTEIDPDKGLNIITGETGAGKSIMLGALGLLKGGRADSKALFDNEKKCIIEGTFNISSYKLKSTFKDLELDYEKVTILRREITPSGKSRAFINDTPVRLDVLKKISEKLMDIHSQHDTLQLGSNIYQLNLVDAYGQLEKKVEHVFVAYKEYRKTAQSYQQLLDEYNQIKEEFEFNQFQLKELDDANLDDIDQAELEMELEKLENAENIKVALNTVLEALSRSDFSADTSIYSSITDLNGLSDYSKKLSEIRDRLDSCHIELRDIISEIETEEDALFFDQERIFMIKETLDTVYALQQKHRVQDLEELIEKRESIRSKVDKVESFDEALLEAETEKKAASEALMEIAETLSEARKNAIVPLSEELNKTLADLGMPNGQIQIDHRITEPTVIGIDEVEVLFTANKGRAPQALREVASGGEFSRLMLAIKYILASKTSLPTIIFDEIDTGISGEIAIKVGNIMEEMGKSHQVFTISHLPQIAALGSKHYYVFKDHEGDATVSKIKTLDQEGRINEIAQMIGGAQPSEGAIQSAKDLIGIK
- the yjjX gene encoding inosine/xanthosine triphosphatase, whose product is MNKKIVVASKNPVKINASLEGMQKILPKIDFEVEGIDVPSGVSDQPMSTEETWQGALNRATNAKAKAPDADYWVGMEGGIDKDDEGKMFAFAWMCVIDKDNDIGKGMTGVFYLPPKVQQLVEEGIELGYANDKVFNEHGSKQKGGAVGSLTFGAVGRTEYYVQALVLAMIPLINKEMYKEAL
- a CDS encoding AlbA family DNA-binding domain-containing protein, yielding MNQYQLRQLIKKGESRNLEFKQRVTKPDRFAKTVSSIANTQGGILLVGVNDDHSINGIDPFEEQYVADEIIKYNIHPPLHVKFSTIETDDGLVLMLKIPNSEFKPHRALSKKGEWQTYVRFNDKSVLMSERQEKIQKKGIAKSIRPLKRKLSRQEKSLLVYLYENEKITLKKFCQLVNFSERRARKTVNELLYFGLLREHTFEKAVFYSL
- a CDS encoding THUMP domain-containing class I SAM-dependent RNA methyltransferase, which encodes MTENTFSMTAKTFFGLEEVLKQELINIGASKVKAGRRAVTFEGDLEIMYKANLHCRTALKILMPIKEFNARNENDLYEKVKKVNWAKYIDKDGTFAVDSTVWSDSFRHSKYVALKTKDAIADHFMEVFRRRPNVKIKNPDIQVHIHISQQNCILSLDSSGEALNRRGYRSEQKAAPLNEVLAAGLILMTGWKGDRPFLDPMCGSGTIIVEAAMIASNTPPGLKRKFAFMNWPKYDRRLWNQIFRDAKRAIKEIDVPIVGSDIDRSAIEIAMANAGRSGLDEDLRISKQSFFDRKSIGENGIIICNPPYGERIGKDIEELYKNMGDKLKQDFSGYDAWIFSGNMGALKHVGLRPSKRIELYNGAIECRLAKYEMYRGTK
- a CDS encoding Asp23/Gls24 family envelope stress response protein, producing MTYLKTVLTLIITFSLFVSCQEKSEKKVEKHIVIKKDVDVQKSEKMLEAFGADIVDYEIKDININDDQFEVTASITNKEGKKEEKTITLAKEDFVKAMNSASNTTINLSDEENTFTWKSDDGEEISPKKGMFISDEGFEKEISEEIEKEHGQNIKNIKTIDVQIENQDVVIKADVILEDGKEVQKTIKKELDENFGAEEKDVKVQVIKIEGK
- a CDS encoding DUF1501 domain-containing protein, which produces MNRRDFLKSTSLLTTGTLFTPLFLQQTMGKDFSPYQGKRLVVIQFSGGNDGLNTVVPYLDDSYYKARPQIAIQKSDVLKLDNDLGLNGQMKGLADLYDEGYLSVINNVGYPNPNRSHFRSMDIWHTASDTNEYLNTGWLGRYLDSHCTSAREGIEMDNTLSLAMKGKHIKGLALEDSKSLYFKLKSDQFNALSEQEDLNENNQGYLYKTLAEAHQSAKYVFDHGKVYSSNSAYPNSNLGHHLKSIAEMIVSGMDTKVYYASLGGFDTHANQKNKQNGLLKDYSDCVSAFVKDLKKNDAFKDTVILTFSEFGRRVKQNASGGTDHGAANNVFIIGENLKKAGLYNEGPNLKELYRGDLVHQVDFRSIYANLLDNWLKVDNHLILNKNLPSLSVV